One genomic window of Branchiostoma floridae strain S238N-H82 chromosome 4, Bfl_VNyyK, whole genome shotgun sequence includes the following:
- the LOC118413687 gene encoding agrin-like, translating into MHYSVSSQLPRASQEGKQLYKAHDGSCSSVLGGAASPPDCEVHPCPLPPHGEGQVCASDGLTYQSDCELDVSACLMAQDGQEAPVKVHDGPCESDALRKLLTSPDCEVHPCPPPLPDAQVCASDGQTYQSDCVLEVSACLMVQNGQEAPVKVHNGSCGDDCDVPPCPLPLPEEVICASDGVTYQSECILQVTACRLSRNGQEVPLKLHDGPCGSGTEHVESELQAFPDCLVHPCPIEPHAEICASDGQTYQSDCVFEVSTCLMAQQGKETPLKVHDGPCESATMGIPSEVQPDPDCLIHPCPVPIHGDEQVCASDGQTYESECVLDVTVCVMAQQGKEAPLKVHDGPCESATTGIPSEVQPDPDCLIHPCPGTHGDEQVCASDGQTYESECDLDVTVCVMATQGEEAPIKVHDGPCKSATPQTKSKLHLGAKVVDSVEQEEDGVDYCDPDYVCSKEYNPICGVDGNTYGNRCFLEKARCFWSLAGMNLYAVGEEGMTCAELAVWWATRAPPTG; encoded by the exons ATGCATTACTCAGTTTCTTCTCAACTTCCCAGAGCATCGCAGGAAGGAAAACAACTCTACAAGGCTCACGATGGCTCGTGCAGCAGTGTCTTGGGCGGTGCTGCGTCACCTCCCGACTGTGAGGTCCACCCCTGCCCGCTACCTCCTCACGGGGAGGGGCAAGTCTGCGCCAGCGATGGACTGACCTACCAGAGTGACTGTGAGCTAGacgtgtctgcctgtct AATGGCACAGGACGGTCAAGAAGCACCAGTTAAGGTGCACGACGGACCGTGCGAGAGCGACGCCTTGCGGAAACTCTTGACATCACCAGACTGCGAGGTGCATCCATGCCCCCCGCCGCTGCCGGATGCGCAGGTGTGCGCCAGTGATGGGCAGACGTACCAGAGTGACTGCGTTCTGGAGGTCTCTGCTTGTCT CATGGTACAGAACGGCCAAGAGGCGCCTGTCAAAGTCCACAACGGTTCGTGTGGCGATGACTGTGACGTCCCtccctgccccctcccccttcctgaGGAGGTTATCTGCGCCAGTGATGGGGTAACGTACCAGAGCGAGTGTATCCTACAGGTGACTGCTTGTCG TTTGTCCCGGAACGGCCAGGAGGTTCCTCTGAAACTACACGATGGTCCGTGTGGAAGCGGCACTGAGCATGTTGAGTCCGAACTGCAGGCGTTTCCAGACTGTTTGGTCCACCCTTGCCCGATAGAGCCACATGCTGAGATCTGCGCAAGTGATGGACAAACTTACCAGAGCGACTGTGTGTTTGAGGTCTCCACCTGTCT CATGGCGCAGCAAGGAAAGGAAACGCCTCTGAAGGTCCACGACGGTCCGTGCGAAAGCGCCACCATGGGAATCCCGTCAGAAGTGCAGCCGGATCCCGACTGCCTGATTCACCCCTGTCCTGTGCCCATTCATGGCGACGAACAGGTCTGCGCGAGCGATGGACAGACGTACGAGAGTGAATGCGTTCTGGACGTCACCGTCTGTGT CATGGCTCAACAAGGAAAGGAAGCGCCTCTGAAGGTCCACGACGGTCCGTGCGAAAGCGCCACCACGGGAATCCCGTCAGAAGTGCAGCCGGATCCCGACTGCCTGATACACCCTTGCCCTGGCACCCATGGCGACGAACAGGTCTGCGCGAGCGATGGGCAGACGTACGAGAGTGAATGTGATCTGGACGTCACCGTCTGTGT AATGGCGACGCAAGGAGAAGAGGCGCCCATCAAGGTTCACGACGGACCGTGCAAGAGCGCCACTCCGCAAACGAAATCCAAACTGCACCTTGGTGCCAAGGTGGTCGACTCCGTCGAGCAGGAGGAGGATGGCGTTGACTACTGTGACCCTGACTATGTTTGTTCTAAGGAGTACAACCCGATATGTGGAGTAGATGGTAATACGTATGGGAACAG GTGTTTCCTTGAGAAGGCGCGGTGTTTCTGGTCGCTGGCCGGGATGAACCTGTACGCGGTGGGGGAGGAGGGCATGACCTGTGCCGAGCTCGCGGTGTGGTGGGCAACTCGAGCTCCTCCGACCGGATAA
- the LOC118414920 gene encoding hydroxylysine kinase-like — protein sequence MDQTDTRTTVEKPSLTEEEATQLIERRYGFKVESLRPMNSYVDLNFYVKVADNNLSWPHGYTLKVTNSTYSKNGDLFEAQTKMMTFLARKGFPVPQAVPNLRGEVMSLESLPGNNNGRCSKNMVRLLTYLPGSIYYDVPMTLSIAHDAGVFLAKVQEALQDFTHPALHRPDMLWSLASLPSLNKYLYCLKDEWIKDKIRKMVQTFEEKALSRIDELLQGAVHGDFNDQNVLVEEDPADPGKHRICGLLDFDLIIYNPYVFDLAIGLMYLMSVVRDPDNPITFGGHFLAGYESVRPLTPVERDVLYYCVVARMLQSYVYGHHTASMYPENREYLLVTAGGLWTLIDRWWGTPKAEIYRQWRDIQKSIQNQPK from the exons ATGGACCAAACAGATACAAGGACGACTGTTGAGAAACCCAGTTTGACAGAGGAAGAAGCAACGCAGCTCATAGAACGACGTTACGGATTCAAAGTTGAATCTCTGAGGCCGATGAATAGTTACGTCGATTTGAATTTCTATGTTAAAGTTGCTGACAACAATCTCTCTTGGCCCCATGGATACACATTGAAAGTTACCAACAGTACTTACTCCAAAAATGGAG ATTTGTTCGAGGCTCAGACGAAAATGATGACTTTCCTGGCACGCAAAGGATTCCCGGTTCCGCAGGCAGTACCCAACCTTCGGGGTGAGGTCATGAGTTTAGAAAGTCTTCCAGGAAACAACAACG GTCGGTGTTCTAAAAATATGGTGCGTCTTTTGACGTATCTACCCGGGAGCATTTACTACGATGTCCCTATGACCCTATCTATTGCCCATGATGCTGGTGTCTTCCTAGCCAAAGTACAAGAAGCTTTGCAG GATTTCACCCACCCAGCACTCCACCGGCCCGACATGTTGTGGAGCCTGGCTAGCCTCCCCAGTCTGAACAAATACCTGTACTGTCTCAAGGATGAGTGGATAAAGGACAAAATCAGGAAGATGGTGCAAACCTTTGAGGAAAAGGCGTTGTCTCGAATTGATGAGCTTCTACAAG GTGCTGTGCATGGAGACTTCAACGACCAGAATGTCCTCGTCGAAGAGGATCCCGCAGACCCAGGGAAGCACAGGATCTGCGGGCTCCTGGATTTCGACCTCATCATCTACAACCCGTACGTGTTTGACCTTGCCATCGGTCTGATGTATCTCATGTCTGTAGTGAGAGACCCGGACAACCCAATCACATTCGGAGGACACTTTTTGGCAG GATATGAAAGTGTTCGCCCCCTGACACCAGTAGAACGGGATGTTCTGTACTACTGTGTGGTTGCCAGGATGTTACAGTCCTACGTTTACGGGCACCACACGGCCAGTATGTACCCAGAGAACAGAGAGTACCTCCTGGTCACTGCGGGGGGTCTCTGGACGCTCATCGACAGGTGGTGGGGCACCCCGAAGGCAGAGATCTACAGACAGTGGAGAGACATTCAGAAATCTATTCAGAATCAGCCTAAGTAG